From Stenotrophomonas maltophilia, a single genomic window includes:
- a CDS encoding RNA polymerase sigma factor encodes MSLLGEALSALRGRRRHDAAAAGALAAPLDADQALVRAIIDGSQAAFSQLVETHQRTCAHVIGRMVGDRDQVADLLQETFLAVFRQLHRFRFESSLRTWVSRVAYTTALQHLRRRRLEAQWMVAVEVPEELGIGDEGPGPAEFSESLQAGRQLGAALERLSAPQRLIVGLHYLEDFDLAEIEQVTGLARGTIKSHLYRARQILKQELTRHATAGELL; translated from the coding sequence ATGAGCCTGCTCGGCGAAGCATTGTCGGCATTGCGGGGCCGTCGCCGCCACGATGCAGCAGCGGCGGGGGCACTCGCTGCACCGCTGGATGCGGACCAGGCCCTGGTACGGGCCATCATCGACGGCTCGCAGGCGGCGTTCTCGCAGCTGGTGGAGACCCATCAACGCACCTGCGCGCATGTGATCGGGCGCATGGTCGGCGACCGCGACCAGGTCGCCGACCTGCTGCAGGAGACCTTCCTGGCGGTGTTCCGCCAGCTGCACCGGTTCCGCTTTGAATCCTCGCTACGCACCTGGGTTTCGCGGGTGGCCTACACCACTGCGTTGCAGCACCTGCGCCGGCGGCGGCTGGAGGCGCAATGGATGGTGGCGGTGGAGGTGCCCGAGGAACTGGGCATCGGCGATGAAGGCCCCGGGCCGGCTGAATTCAGCGAATCGCTGCAGGCCGGTCGCCAGCTGGGCGCGGCACTGGAGCGATTGAGTGCGCCGCAGCGATTGATTGTGGGCCTGCATTATCTGGAGGACTTCGATCTGGCCGAGATCGAGCAGGTCACCGGGCTGGCGCGCGGTACCATCAAGAGCCACCTGTACCGCGCGCGGCAGATCCTGAAGCAGGAGCTGACGCGGCACGCCACCGCCGGAGAACTGCTGTGA
- a CDS encoding S9 family peptidase, translating to MSRVLPLSLLLSAVLAAPAAYAAPTPITIEQAMADPDWIGPPVEKAWWSWNSQQVEYQLKRNGSPVRDTFRQPVAGGVAAQVADDQRGTLDVAEPVYDRSRSRSAFVRNGDVFVRDLRSGALTQLTRSNERAGNVNFAADNGVIWRVGQNWFHWTAASGVQQVASLKAEKDPRTPPKADVLRDQQLRTLETLRRDRDQREALKDQDQRWRQADPTRAPGPVYLGTDVEIADSVLSPDLGHLIVVTKPKDFDDGRGGKMPLYVTESGYEETEDTRTRVGRNGFEPHTLWYVDVRSGKAEKLSLSGLPGIGTDPLAELRRKAGKDALKGERSVQVMSDFMGGGIRWSADGQQAAVMLRANDNKDRWIISVNAADGRVQNRHRLTDNAWINWGFNDFGWMADGRTLWLLSEESGFSHLYTQAGSAKPQALTSGKWETSAPVLSADGKGFYFLCNQQAPHDYEVCAVDTGSRQVRELTSLNGVEDFSLSPDGQQLLVRYSGAYLPPQLAVLPSAGGQARVLTDTRTADYKARQWIQPKLVAVPSKHGAGVVWAKYYEPENKEPGRKYPIVMFVHGAGYLQNVHQRYPAYFREQMFHNLLVQKGYIVLDMDYRGSEGYGRDWRTAIYRNMGHPELEDYKDGLDWLVGTQQGDRDHAGIYGGSYGGFMTFMALFRSPGTFKAGAALRPVVDWHQYNHGYTSNILNTPDIDPEAYRVSSPIEYAQNLQDNLLIAHGMMDDNVFFQDSVNLTQRLIELHKDNWSIAPYPLERHGYVRADSWLDQYKRILKLFEQNLK from the coding sequence ATGTCCCGAGTGCTGCCCCTGTCCCTCCTGCTGTCGGCCGTGCTGGCCGCACCGGCCGCGTATGCCGCGCCGACGCCGATCACCATCGAACAGGCCATGGCCGACCCGGACTGGATCGGCCCGCCGGTCGAGAAGGCCTGGTGGTCGTGGAACAGCCAGCAGGTGGAGTACCAGCTCAAGCGCAACGGCAGCCCGGTGCGCGACACCTTCCGCCAGCCGGTGGCCGGTGGCGTGGCCGCGCAGGTGGCCGATGACCAGCGCGGCACCCTGGACGTAGCCGAGCCGGTCTACGACCGCAGCCGCAGCCGCAGTGCGTTCGTGCGCAATGGCGACGTGTTCGTGCGTGACCTGCGCAGCGGCGCGCTGACCCAGCTGACCCGCAGCAACGAGCGCGCGGGCAACGTGAACTTCGCGGCCGACAACGGCGTGATCTGGCGCGTCGGCCAGAACTGGTTCCACTGGACCGCCGCCAGCGGCGTGCAGCAGGTGGCCAGCCTGAAGGCCGAGAAGGACCCGCGTACGCCGCCGAAGGCCGACGTGCTGCGCGACCAGCAGCTGCGTACGCTGGAAACACTGCGCCGCGACCGCGACCAGCGCGAGGCGCTGAAGGACCAGGACCAGCGCTGGCGCCAGGCCGACCCGACCCGCGCGCCCGGCCCGGTGTACCTGGGCACCGATGTGGAGATTGCCGACAGCGTGCTGTCGCCGGACCTGGGCCACCTGATCGTGGTGACCAAGCCGAAGGACTTCGATGACGGTCGCGGCGGCAAGATGCCGCTGTACGTGACCGAATCAGGCTACGAGGAAACCGAGGACACCCGCACCCGCGTTGGCCGCAACGGCTTCGAGCCGCACACCCTGTGGTACGTCGACGTGCGCTCCGGCAAGGCCGAGAAGCTCTCGCTGTCGGGCCTGCCGGGCATCGGCACCGATCCGCTGGCCGAACTGCGCCGCAAGGCCGGCAAGGACGCGCTGAAGGGCGAGCGCAGCGTGCAGGTGATGAGTGATTTCATGGGCGGTGGCATCCGCTGGAGCGCCGACGGCCAGCAGGCCGCGGTGATGCTGCGTGCCAACGACAACAAGGACCGCTGGATCATCAGCGTCAACGCCGCCGACGGCCGCGTGCAGAACCGCCACAGGCTGACCGACAACGCCTGGATCAACTGGGGCTTCAACGATTTCGGCTGGATGGCCGACGGCCGCACGCTGTGGCTGCTGTCCGAGGAATCGGGCTTCTCGCATCTGTACACCCAGGCCGGCAGCGCCAAGCCGCAGGCGCTGACCAGCGGCAAGTGGGAGACCTCGGCACCGGTGCTGTCGGCCGATGGCAAGGGCTTCTACTTCCTGTGCAACCAGCAGGCCCCGCATGACTATGAAGTCTGCGCGGTCGACACCGGCAGCCGCCAGGTGCGCGAGCTGACCAGCCTCAACGGCGTGGAAGACTTCTCGCTGTCGCCGGATGGCCAGCAGCTGCTAGTGCGCTACTCCGGCGCCTACCTGCCGCCGCAGCTGGCGGTGCTGCCCAGTGCCGGCGGCCAGGCGCGCGTGCTGACCGATACCCGCACCGCCGACTACAAGGCCCGCCAGTGGATCCAGCCGAAGCTGGTGGCGGTGCCGTCCAAGCATGGCGCCGGCGTGGTCTGGGCCAAGTACTACGAACCGGAAAACAAGGAGCCGGGCCGCAAGTACCCGATCGTGATGTTCGTGCACGGCGCCGGCTACCTGCAGAACGTGCACCAGCGCTACCCGGCCTACTTCCGCGAGCAGATGTTCCACAACCTGCTGGTGCAGAAGGGCTACATCGTGCTGGACATGGATTACCGCGGCAGCGAGGGCTACGGCCGCGACTGGCGTACGGCGATCTACCGCAACATGGGCCACCCGGAACTGGAAGACTACAAGGACGGCCTGGACTGGCTGGTCGGCACCCAGCAGGGTGACCGCGACCACGCCGGCATCTACGGCGGTTCCTACGGCGGCTTCATGACCTTCATGGCGCTGTTCCGCTCGCCGGGCACCTTCAAGGCCGGCGCCGCGCTGCGTCCGGTGGTCGACTGGCACCAGTACAACCACGGCTACACCAGCAACATCCTCAACACCCCGGACATCGATCCGGAGGCGTACCGCGTGTCCTCGCCCATCGAGTACGCGCAGAACCTGCAGGACAACCTGCTGATCGCCCACGGAATGATGGATGACAACGTGTTCTTCCAGGACTCGGTGAACCTCACCCAGCGCCTGATCGAACTGCACAAGGACAACTGGTCGATCGCGCCGTACCCGCTGGAACGCCACGGCTATGTCCGTGCCGATTCCTGGCTGGACCAGTACAAGCGCATCCTCAAGCTGTTCGAGCAGAACCTGAAATGA
- a CDS encoding NUDIX hydrolase, with product MSTAAATIEIVAAVILDDRGRALVVRKHGAHRFIQPGGKPEPGEAPLQALARELDEELGVQLRADATLALGAFEDWAVNEPGHRVRAQAWWVQVDGTPQARAEIAELAWVPLQPPHGLPLAPLSEHHILPAVATRVTAR from the coding sequence ATGAGCACTGCCGCGGCCACGATAGAGATCGTGGCCGCGGTCATCCTGGATGACCGTGGCCGGGCGCTGGTGGTGCGCAAGCACGGCGCCCACCGCTTCATCCAGCCGGGCGGCAAGCCCGAACCCGGCGAAGCGCCGCTGCAGGCGCTGGCCCGCGAGCTGGACGAGGAACTGGGCGTGCAGCTGCGCGCCGATGCCACCCTCGCGCTGGGCGCCTTCGAAGACTGGGCGGTGAACGAGCCCGGCCATCGCGTGCGGGCGCAGGCGTGGTGGGTGCAGGTGGACGGTACACCGCAGGCGCGCGCCGAGATTGCCGAACTGGCCTGGGTGCCGCTGCAGCCGCCGCACGGCCTGCCCTTGGCACCGCTGAGCGAACACCATATCCTGCCGGCCGTCGCCACCCGGGTGACGGCCCGCTGA
- the hemF gene encoding oxygen-dependent coproporphyrinogen oxidase: MNEFERVRAYLTDLQDRICAAIEAADGQARFQEDLWQRAEGGGGRTRVLRDGAVFEQAGIGFSDVAGSRLPPSASANRPELAGASWRATGVSLVFHPLNPYVPTTHANVRFFQAQRDGEVVASWFGGGFDLTPFYPFDEDVQHWHRVARDLCTPFGEERYAAHKRWCDEYFFLRHRNETRGVGGLFFDDLHGDFERDFDYLRAVGDGFLDAYLPIVQQRKDTPHGEREREFQLYRRGRYVEFNLVYDRGTLFGLQSGGRSESILMSLPPRVRWEYGFNPDAGSAEARLADYLVPRDWL; this comes from the coding sequence ATGAACGAATTCGAGCGCGTGCGCGCCTACCTCACCGACCTGCAGGACCGCATCTGCGCGGCGATCGAGGCCGCCGATGGCCAGGCCCGCTTCCAGGAAGACCTGTGGCAGCGGGCCGAGGGCGGCGGCGGGCGTACCCGCGTGCTGCGCGACGGTGCGGTGTTCGAACAGGCCGGCATCGGCTTCTCCGACGTGGCTGGCAGCCGCCTGCCGCCGTCGGCCTCGGCCAACCGCCCGGAACTGGCCGGCGCCTCGTGGCGCGCCACCGGCGTGTCGCTGGTGTTCCACCCGCTCAATCCCTACGTGCCGACCACCCACGCCAACGTGCGCTTTTTCCAGGCGCAGCGCGACGGCGAAGTGGTGGCCAGCTGGTTCGGCGGCGGCTTCGACCTGACCCCCTTCTATCCGTTCGACGAGGACGTGCAGCACTGGCACCGGGTCGCACGCGATCTGTGCACACCCTTCGGCGAGGAACGCTACGCCGCGCACAAGCGTTGGTGCGATGAGTACTTCTTCCTGCGCCACCGCAACGAAACACGCGGCGTCGGCGGCCTGTTCTTCGATGACCTGCATGGCGATTTCGAGCGCGATTTCGACTATCTGCGCGCGGTCGGCGATGGCTTCCTGGATGCGTACCTGCCGATCGTGCAGCAGCGCAAGGACACGCCCCATGGCGAGCGCGAACGCGAGTTCCAGCTGTACCGCCGTGGCCGCTACGTGGAATTCAACCTGGTCTACGACCGCGGTACGCTGTTCGGCCTGCAGAGCGGTGGCCGCAGCGAAAGCATCCTGATGAGCCTGCCGCCGCGGGTGCGCTGGGAATACGGCTTCAACCCGGACGCCGGCAGTGCCGAGGCACGCCTGGCTGATTACCTGGTGCCGCGCGACTGGCTCTGA
- a CDS encoding DUF421 domain-containing protein has translation MPDLFALAMPWWEFILRAVVVYVVVLGMVRLSGKRPLGQITPFDVLLVVLLGNAVQNALLGTDTSLGGGLLLAATLILLNYGVGWVSTRSRRIERLVEGEPVVIARDGRLFDTVLRREQVTRADFEAAMRQQGCLGVEDVELALLEINGHITIIPRKST, from the coding sequence ATGCCCGATCTGTTCGCACTGGCGATGCCGTGGTGGGAGTTCATCCTGCGCGCGGTGGTGGTCTACGTCGTGGTGCTGGGCATGGTCCGGCTCAGCGGCAAGCGCCCGCTGGGGCAGATCACCCCGTTCGACGTGCTGCTGGTGGTGCTGCTGGGCAATGCGGTGCAGAACGCCCTGCTGGGCACCGACACCTCGCTGGGCGGCGGCCTGCTGCTGGCGGCGACCCTGATCCTGCTCAACTACGGGGTGGGCTGGGTGAGTACCCGCAGCCGGCGGATCGAGCGCCTGGTAGAGGGAGAGCCGGTGGTGATCGCGCGCGATGGGCGCCTGTTCGACACCGTTCTGCGTCGCGAACAGGTCACCCGCGCCGATTTCGAGGCCGCCATGCGCCAGCAGGGCTGCCTGGGCGTGGAGGATGTCGAACTGGCCCTGCTGGAGATCAACGGGCACATCACCATCATCCCCAGGAAGAGCACCTGA
- the polA gene encoding DNA polymerase I, with amino-acid sequence MSRLVLIDGSSYLYRAFHALPPLSNAQGEPTGALFGVVNMLRSTLKERPAYVAFVVDAPGKTFRDDLYDQYKANRPPMPDELRSQVEPMCRIVEALGISILRIPGVEADDVIGTLALQGLAQDLKVTISTGDKDFAQLVRPGIELVNTMTGSRMDSDAAVMDKFGVRADQIIDLLALMGDTVDNVPGVEKCGPKTAAKWLAEYQHLDGVMAAAPTMKGKIGENLRAALERLPLNRELVTIRTDVALDASPTTLALREQDVPELTELYTRYGFTQALKELGAPLPAPTAASEATPSLRGTAAGFARGSAEVPAAGTLDPALAAPGEYETVLTTEQLQAWVERLQQADLISFDTETDALDAMRARLVGVSLAVEPGRAAYIPVGHDYPGAPAQLPMQQVLDALRPVLQDPAKKKLGQHGKYDLHVLRRHGVDIQGYHDDTMLESFVLNSTATRHDMDSLALRYLGYSTIKFEDVAGKGAKQIPFSQVGIDEASRYAAEDADITLRLHHALQPQLLAEPALDSVYRDIEMPLVPVLTTIEANGVRIDTDELRRQSQDLSSRMLAAQQKATELAGRSFNLDSPKQLQAVLFDELKLPAVVKTPKGQPSTNEEALEAIAEQHELPRVILEYRGLAKLRSTYTDKLPEMVNPDTGRVHTSYHQSGAATGRLSSSDPNLQNIPIRTEDGRRIRRAFVAPEGCQLLAADYSQIELRIMAHLSEDPGLVRAFEQGADVHRATAAEVFGRTLEEVTPNERRAAKAINFGLMYGMSAFGLARNLGIDRGQAQDYVALYFSRYPGVRDFMERMRQQARDQGYVETLFGRRLYLNDIHARNQGLRAGAERAAINAPMQGTAADIIKRAMVDVDQWLRDSGAPARMILQVHDELVFETESSFVEDLRLQVVERMSQAAKLRVPLVVDTGIGSNWDEAH; translated from the coding sequence ATGAGCAGATTAGTCCTGATCGACGGGTCCAGTTACCTGTACCGCGCGTTCCACGCGCTGCCGCCCCTGTCCAATGCACAGGGTGAACCCACCGGCGCGCTGTTCGGCGTGGTCAACATGCTGCGCTCGACGCTGAAGGAACGCCCGGCCTACGTTGCGTTCGTGGTCGATGCGCCCGGCAAGACCTTCCGTGACGACCTGTACGACCAGTACAAGGCCAACCGGCCGCCGATGCCCGACGAGCTGCGCAGCCAGGTCGAGCCGATGTGCCGCATCGTCGAGGCGCTGGGCATCAGCATCCTGCGCATCCCCGGCGTGGAAGCCGATGATGTGATCGGCACGCTGGCCCTGCAGGGCCTGGCGCAGGACCTGAAGGTGACCATTTCCACCGGCGACAAGGACTTCGCCCAGCTGGTGCGTCCGGGCATCGAGCTGGTCAATACCATGACCGGCAGCCGCATGGATTCGGACGCGGCAGTGATGGACAAGTTCGGCGTGCGTGCTGACCAGATCATCGACCTGCTGGCGCTGATGGGTGACACCGTCGACAACGTGCCGGGCGTGGAGAAGTGCGGGCCGAAGACCGCTGCCAAGTGGCTGGCCGAGTACCAGCACCTGGACGGGGTGATGGCGGCAGCGCCGACCATGAAGGGCAAGATCGGCGAGAACCTGCGCGCCGCACTGGAGCGGCTGCCGCTGAACCGCGAGCTGGTGACCATCCGCACCGATGTGGCACTGGACGCCAGCCCGACCACGCTGGCCCTGCGCGAGCAGGACGTGCCGGAGCTGACCGAGCTGTATACGCGCTACGGCTTCACCCAGGCGCTGAAGGAACTGGGAGCACCGCTGCCGGCGCCCACCGCTGCCAGTGAGGCCACCCCGAGCCTGCGCGGTACCGCCGCCGGCTTCGCCCGTGGTAGCGCCGAAGTGCCGGCTGCCGGTACGCTGGACCCGGCGCTGGCCGCGCCCGGTGAATACGAGACGGTGCTGACCACCGAACAGCTGCAGGCCTGGGTCGAGCGCCTGCAGCAGGCCGACCTGATCAGTTTCGATACCGAGACCGATGCGCTGGACGCGATGCGTGCGCGCCTGGTCGGCGTCAGCCTGGCCGTCGAGCCGGGCAGGGCCGCCTACATTCCGGTCGGCCACGACTACCCGGGTGCGCCGGCGCAGCTGCCGATGCAGCAGGTGCTGGACGCGCTGCGCCCGGTGCTTCAGGACCCGGCGAAGAAGAAGCTGGGCCAGCACGGCAAGTACGACCTGCATGTGCTGCGCCGCCACGGCGTGGACATTCAGGGCTACCACGACGACACCATGCTCGAGAGCTTCGTGCTCAATTCCACCGCCACCCGCCACGACATGGACTCGCTGGCCCTGCGCTACCTGGGCTACAGCACCATCAAGTTCGAGGACGTGGCCGGCAAGGGCGCCAAGCAGATTCCGTTCTCGCAGGTGGGCATCGACGAAGCCAGCCGCTACGCGGCCGAGGACGCGGACATCACCCTGCGCCTGCACCACGCGCTGCAGCCGCAGCTGTTGGCCGAGCCGGCGCTGGACAGCGTATACCGCGACATCGAGATGCCGCTGGTGCCGGTACTGACCACGATCGAAGCCAATGGCGTGCGGATCGACACCGACGAACTGCGCCGGCAGAGCCAGGACCTGTCCTCGCGCATGCTGGCCGCGCAGCAGAAGGCCACCGAGCTGGCCGGGCGCAGCTTCAACCTGGATTCGCCCAAGCAGTTGCAGGCGGTGCTGTTCGATGAGCTGAAGCTGCCGGCGGTGGTGAAGACCCCCAAGGGCCAGCCCAGCACCAATGAAGAGGCGCTGGAGGCGATTGCCGAGCAGCACGAGCTGCCGCGGGTGATCCTGGAGTACCGCGGCCTGGCCAAGCTGCGCAGCACCTACACCGACAAGCTGCCGGAGATGGTCAACCCGGACACCGGCCGCGTGCACACCAGCTACCACCAGTCCGGTGCCGCCACCGGCCGCCTGTCCTCATCGGACCCGAACCTGCAGAACATCCCGATCCGCACCGAGGACGGCCGCCGCATCCGCCGCGCGTTCGTGGCGCCGGAGGGCTGCCAGCTGCTGGCGGCCGACTATTCGCAGATCGAGCTGCGGATCATGGCCCACCTGTCCGAGGACCCGGGCCTGGTGCGCGCCTTCGAACAGGGCGCCGACGTGCACCGTGCCACCGCTGCCGAGGTGTTCGGGCGCACGCTGGAGGAGGTGACCCCGAACGAGCGCCGTGCCGCCAAGGCCATCAACTTCGGCCTGATGTACGGCATGAGCGCGTTCGGCCTGGCCCGCAACCTGGGCATCGACCGTGGCCAGGCGCAGGACTACGTGGCGCTGTACTTCAGCCGCTACCCGGGCGTGCGCGACTTCATGGAGCGGATGCGCCAGCAGGCCCGCGACCAGGGCTACGTGGAAACCCTGTTCGGCCGCCGCCTGTACCTGAACGACATTCATGCCCGCAACCAGGGCCTGCGCGCGGGGGCTGAACGCGCGGCGATCAACGCGCCGATGCAGGGCACCGCCGCCGACATCATCAAGCGCGCGATGGTGGACGTGGACCAGTGGCTGCGTGACAGCGGCGCACCGGCACGGATGATCCTGCAGGTGCACGATGAACTGGTGTTCGAAACCGAAAGCAGTTTCGTTGAAGACTTGCGTTTGCAGGTGGTGGAACGCATGTCGCAAGCGGCCAAACTGCGGGTGCCGCTGGTGGTCGATACCGGTATCGGCAGCAACTGGGACGAGGCGCACTGA
- a CDS encoding DUF2782 domain-containing protein, translating to MKTLMLASVLLLAGCASMGGAGAPPVDVKGADVSKRTMDNGDTIEEYRVSGQLRMVKVTPSRGAPYYMYDKNGDGRFDNDKDGVSPVYWKLYSW from the coding sequence ATGAAGACCCTGATGCTGGCTTCCGTGCTCCTGCTCGCTGGCTGCGCCAGCATGGGTGGCGCAGGTGCTCCCCCGGTGGACGTCAAGGGCGCCGATGTCTCCAAGCGCACCATGGACAACGGTGACACCATCGAGGAATACCGCGTGTCCGGCCAGCTGCGCATGGTCAAGGTGACCCCGTCGCGCGGCGCGCCGTACTACATGTACGACAAGAACGGCGACGGCCGTTTCGACAACGACAAGGACGGCGTGTCGCCGGTGTACTGGAAGCTGTACAGCTGGTGA